The Hyperolius riggenbachi isolate aHypRig1 chromosome 3, aHypRig1.pri, whole genome shotgun sequence genome window below encodes:
- the KLHL25 gene encoding kelch-like protein 25, with protein sequence MSVIVHENRKSRTSTGSMNISLYHKLAHPDCVLNHLNTMRKQQIFIDVTLVAGDRSFPCHRVVLAACSQYFEAMFSNGLRESLDDTVNFHNSLHPEVLELLLDFAYSSKIIINEENAESLLEAGDMLQFHDVRDAAAEFLEKNLYPSNCLGMLMLSDAHQCRRLYELSLRMCLVNFETVHTTEEFNNLSKDLLLELVSSDELEIEDEQLVFNSVLQWVKYDMDKRKEYFPELLKNIRLALLTSDSLKEAIACEDLIMADEKSKLIMEEAVHCKRKILQNDGVVTSQCAKPRKAGHTLLILGGQTFMCDKIYQVDHKAKEIIPKADLPSPRKEFSACAIGCKVYITGGRGSENGVSKDVWVYDTVHEEWSKAAPMLIARFGHGSAELQNCLYVVGGHTAVAGIFPASPSVSLKQVEKYDPLSNKWTMVAPLRDGVSNAAVVSAKLKLFVFGGTSIHRDRVSKVQCYDPFENRWNIKAECPQPWRYTAAAVLGSQIFIMGGDTEFTAASAYRFDCETNQWTRIGDMTSKRMSCHALASGNKLYVVGGYFGTQRCKTLDCYDPISDSWNSITTVPYSLIPTAFVSTWKHLPA encoded by the coding sequence ATGTCTGTCATCGTACATGAAAATCGGAAATCCCGGACCAGTACCGGGTCTATGAATATTTCTTTATACCACAAACTTGCTCACCCAGACTGTGTCCTGAACCACCTTAATACCATGCGGAAACAGCAGATTTTCATCGACGTCACCCTGGTGGCAGGTGATCGCTCTTTCCCGTGCCATCGTGTGGTATTAGCAGCCTGCAGCCAGTACTTTGAGGCCATGTTTTCTAATGGGTTAAGAGAAAGCCTTGATGACACTGTGAACTTCCACAACAGCCTTCATCCCGAAGTACTAGAGCTTCTGCTTGACTTTGCTTACTCTTCCAAAATAATAATCAATGAAGAAAATGCTGAATCGTTGCTAGAGGCAGGAGACATGCTTCAGTTTCACGATGTAAGAGATGCAGCAGCAGAGTTTTTGGAAAAAAATCTTTATCCCTCAAACTGCCTAGGGATGCTAATGCTGTCCGATGCTCATCAATGCCGCCGGTTGTATGAGTTGTCCTTGCGAATGTGTTTGGTGAACTTTGAAACTGTGCACACCACGGAAGAATTTAATAACCTGTCAAAAGACCTTCTGCTTGAGTTGGTATCTAGTGATGAGCTCGAAATTGAAGATGAGCAATTGGTTTTCAATTCTGTTTTGCAGTGGGTTAAATATGACATGGACAAAAGAAAAGAGTATTTTCCTGAACTATTAAAGAATATTAGGTTGGCTTTGCTTACATCTGATTCTTTGAAGGAGGCCATTGCTTGTGAGGACTTGATAATGGCTGATGAGAAGAGTAAGTTGATTATGGAGGAGGCTGTTCATTGCAAGCGTAAGATATTGCAGAATGATGGTGTGGTGACTAGCCAGTGTGCTAAACCTAGGAAGGCAGGACACACATTGCTGATTCTGGGTGGACAGACATTTATGTGTGATAAAATTTACCAAGTTGACCACAAAGCAAAAGAAATCATACCAAAAGCTGATTTGCCGAGTCCTAGGAAAGAATTCAGTGCTTGTGCTATTGGTTGTAAGGTGTACATCACTGGTGGACGAGGCTCTGAAAATGGAGTGTCTAAAGATGTTTGGGTGTATGATACGGTCCACGAGGAATGGTCAAAGGCTGCACCTATGCTCATAGCAAGGTTTGGTCATGGCTCAGCTGAGTTACAGAACTGTCTTTATGTAGTTGGAGGACACACAGCAGTTGCTGGGATTTTTCCAGCCTCTCCTTCAGTTTCTTTGAAGCAAGTTGAGAAGTATGACCCTCTATCTAATAAATGGACGATGGTTGCACCACTGAGGGACGGTGTAAGCAATGCAGCTGTGGTCAGTGCTAAGCTCAAGCTCTTTGTCTTTGGAGGCACAAGTATACATCGGGATCGGGTCTCCAAAGTGCAGTGCTATGACCCTTTTGAAAATCGTTGGAATATAAAAGCGGAATGCCCTCAGCCATGGAGatatactgctgctgctgtactgGGTAGCCAGATTTTCATTATGGGAGGGGACACAGAATTTACAGCAGCCTCTGCCTATCGTTTTGACTGTGAAACTAATCAGTGGACTAGAATTGGGGATATGACGTCCAAGAGGATGTCTTGCCATGCTCTAGCATCAGGAAATAAGCTTTATGTGGTTGGAGGGTACTTTGGGACTCAAAGATGTAAAACGCTGGACTGTTATGACCCTATCTCGGACTCTTGGAACAGTATCACTACTGTGCCTTACTCTCTTATACCTACTGCTTTTGTGAGCACCTGGAAACACTTGCCAGCATGA